The window TCGCATACTCCGTGTCCGTCGTCCACGCAGCGGAGCACTCATAGCGCAAACCATCATCCAGGCTCGTCACACGACGCAGCCACTGGTTCGGCTCAAGCTGGATCGTCTTCCACGTGTCCTCGCCCTTAGCATTCGGCCCCTGATACTCAAACCGGCTCGACGCATTAAACGCCCAATCCTCACCCGTATGCCGAATGATGCCGCCTGGCATGTGCTCGCCCTTCAGCGTCACTCCCTGCAACACATGCTGCAGCTTCACACGCGTCGGTGAGACCTCCGTGGCAATGATCCACTCCTTCACGCTCTTGTCCTTGTTCACGTCGTACACGCGATTGTCGCGGACATACCCCGGCTTCAGCGTCTCCGTCTCCACAAAGCTCTAGTCCACCAGGAAACAGCCAGTGCGCGCATGAATCGCCTTCTTCCCTGCCTCAAGCTGCGACATCTGTGCGCAAGCCACCGACGACACCAAACCCAACGAGACCAACTTCACCAGAGCGTTCATAGTGCAGTCAGACTACACGATCTAGGATCAATTAAGTCCCATATTTATATCGATCCTTTTCTTACTCACCGAACGACGACATACGCGAGCAGAACAGCCGCAAAGGCCACGGCGGCAATGCGCACCCGATGTCTCCCATCCCAGACCCGGTTCAACCGCTGCCAATCGGCATCACCTTCCGCCACGCGACGAGCAAGCGGAACCAGAAACACGATCGATGCCACCGAAGTAAGAACCCAGACCGTATCCGCAGCAAGCAGGATTGCGCGGCCCGGCGTATGCCAATAAAGCCACGTCTCAATCCCCAGCAACACGGTAGAGGCCATGTACCAGACGGGCATCACCTTTCCCAACATCAGAGCAGAACGGCTCAGCAGCTTCAATTGCGATTCAGGTTCCAGCTGCGACGCCGCAGGGTTCGTGAATGCAGACACAGAAAACTCGACGCCGACCAGGGTAAGAACGACGAAGAGGGTCGTCACGTTGAACAAGTGCATGAGGGCCTCCCATTGACTCTTCCCAAAAGACGCTTTGCAATGGAGCACTGATGCAGAAAGCAGCACTGACAAATTCGTCAGTTGGAGGAATCTATGGGCGTCTCAAAGAAAGAAATCTCACCCTGCCCCATCGACGTGACGCTAAGCGTGATCGACGGGCGATGGAAAGGCACCATACTCTGGCGACTGCTGGACGGGCCCATGAGGACAAACGAATTGCGGAAGAGCATC of the Terriglobus sp. TAA 43 genome contains:
- a CDS encoding DUF1772 domain-containing protein, whose translation is MHLFNVTTLFVVLTLVGVEFSVSAFTNPAASQLEPESQLKLLSRSALMLGKVMPVWYMASTVLLGIETWLYWHTPGRAILLAADTVWVLTSVASIVFLVPLARRVAEGDADWQRLNRVWDGRHRVRIAAVAFAAVLLAYVVVR